From a single Actinomycetota bacterium genomic region:
- a CDS encoding diacylglycerol kinase family protein gives MTDAPSSLRPLVIVNPRAGTGAGAATARLEELLRAQGLHPDVRVTSGPGHASELAAEAQAEGRSMVVAAGGDGTVSEVVNGLLQPGGSPDAPVLGILPLGSGCDYVKTFGIDAQIEQAAARIASDSAPVPVDAARISFTTLDGPAQRVFVNIAEAGIGAEVVEAASQLPRRLGPAVYFTAFWKTLPRFSRRHAMLQDPASDQVLYEGSVMNVVVAIGRVFGGGMRVAPDADPADGLLDVQVHAGSKLDFVRALPKVYRGAHLPHPRIHEHRVSSLRLECEPAALIEADGEVLGTTPATFEVLPHALRLKV, from the coding sequence GTGACCGACGCACCGTCGAGCCTTCGGCCGCTGGTCATCGTGAACCCCCGTGCGGGGACGGGAGCCGGCGCAGCCACGGCGAGGCTGGAGGAGCTCCTGCGGGCGCAGGGACTTCACCCCGACGTCCGGGTGACGTCCGGTCCGGGACACGCATCGGAACTGGCCGCGGAGGCCCAGGCCGAGGGCCGGAGCATGGTGGTCGCCGCCGGGGGCGACGGAACCGTCAGCGAAGTGGTGAACGGACTGCTGCAGCCGGGCGGCTCCCCGGACGCCCCCGTCCTGGGGATCCTCCCCCTCGGGTCGGGCTGTGACTACGTCAAGACCTTCGGCATCGATGCGCAGATCGAGCAGGCCGCGGCCCGGATCGCCTCGGACTCGGCTCCCGTGCCGGTAGACGCCGCACGGATCAGCTTCACGACCCTGGACGGTCCCGCGCAGCGCGTGTTCGTGAACATCGCGGAGGCGGGCATCGGCGCAGAGGTGGTGGAGGCCGCGTCCCAGCTCCCGAGACGCCTGGGGCCGGCGGTCTACTTCACGGCCTTCTGGAAGACGCTCCCGAGGTTCTCGCGCCGTCACGCCATGCTGCAGGACCCGGCCTCCGATCAGGTCCTGTACGAGGGTTCGGTGATGAACGTGGTGGTCGCCATCGGCCGCGTCTTCGGCGGCGGGATGCGCGTGGCCCCGGACGCCGATCCCGCCGACGGACTGCTGGATGTCCAGGTGCACGCCGGGTCGAAGCTGGACTTCGTCCGTGCCCTTCCAAAGGTCTATCGCGGAGCGCACCTGCCGCACCCCCGGATCCACGAGCACCGCGTGTCTTCTCTGCGGCTGGAGTGCGAGCCCGCGGCGCTGATCGAGGCCGATGGCGAGGTCCTCGGGACCACCCCCGCCACCTTCGAGGTTCTGCCGCACGCTCTCCGGCTCAAGGTCTGA